Genomic segment of Thermogemmatispora onikobensis:
ACATTGATGGCTTCGCCAGACTGGATCAGTAGACCAAACCAGCGGCTTGATAATATGCGGGCATCTGGCAACCAATACGTCGATTCTCTCAGCCCCGGTTTCAGCCCCCGCTATTGCTCTCGGACAGGCTCGTGAGCGTCTTTTCGGCACCAGCCGGGGTTTATCTATCTACTGCTTTCGTCTGTAGTCTGTGCAGTCTGCCTGCAATTTTATGGTATCATGTATACAAACAGACACGCTCGCCTCGCTCGTATGCAGGCCGGCTATTTCAGTCAGCCCACTGAAGGGCAAGGAGAAGAGACGCGCATATGAGCCACTCTCAAGGGGGAGATCAGCTTCCTGAGCTGAAGCTGAGCCAGGAGCAGCTGGCGGAGCTTCGCCAGCGCTATGCCGAGCTGATTGGTTTTGTTCCCCCGCGTGTTCAAGCCCGAACCGATCTGCTAGCCCGCCTCGATCCCGACTTCCTTCTGCTCCAGGAAGAGATCCGCCGGCGCGCTATGTACCCCTCCTGCTTCGATACGAAGACAGCTCAGCTGATGCTCTTTGGCATGCTGCTGGTGCTGCTCTCCGATGCGGCTCATCTGCATGCCCGCGCCGCCCGGCGCGCTGGCGCCACCTGGGAAGAACTCAACGCGGTGGTCAATCTGGCTTTTCTCTTCCGCGGGTTGCCCGCCGGCAACCTCGGCGCTCAAATTCTTCAGCAACTGGTCGCGGATGAGGACCAGCACGGTTCAAAGGAGTCGGAACCACGCTGATGCGACGCGAGACGGCAGAGCAGGAGATGAGCCTTGTCGGCCACAGGCACCGGTCTCTATTCCGCGCTGTGCTCAGCGACTGGGGCCTATCGCAGCCGCAGGCAAGGCCCGGGCCTGTTCTCCGCCGCGCTGCGCTGCAATGCCGCAACCAAGAGAGGAGATGGCCCCATGACGGATTTTCAGGAGCCAATCAGGGACGTTGCCCACTTGGGCCATGTCGAGCTGCTTACCCCTCGACCTGCCGAGAGCCTCTGGTTCTTCACGGAGGTGCTCGGGATGACGGTGACCGACCGCCAGGGCCAGTCGGTCTACCTCCGCGCTTACGGCGATTACGAGCACTGTACCCTCAAGTTGACTGAGGCCCCGCATGCCGGCCTCGGCCATGTCGGATGGCGCACAGTGAGCCCCCAGGCGCTGGAGCGACGCGCTCAGGCGCTGTCTTCTCAGGGCTACGGCCAGGGCTGGATCGATGGCGATGTCGGCCACGGACGCGCCTACCGCTTTACTGATCCCGATGGGCATGTCATGGAACTGTACTATGAGGCCAAAAAATATCTGGCCTCGGCAGAGCTGCGCTCTCGCCTCTATAATCAGCCCCAGAAGTTCACCGGCCACGGTGTGGGCGTGAAGCGCATCGATCATGTGAACCTGATGTGCCACGATATCACTCCTAATCGCCTCTTCTTGCAGGAGCAGCTTGGGTTCCGCCTGCGCGAGCTGCTGCAGCCAGAGGAGAACGGCGTTGAGGAAGGGGCCTGGCTCAGTGTGACGCCGCTGACCCATGACATTGCTTACATGCGCGATTTCAGCGGCGCGCATGGGCGCCTGCATCAC
This window contains:
- a CDS encoding carboxymuconolactone decarboxylase family protein, giving the protein MSHSQGGDQLPELKLSQEQLAELRQRYAELIGFVPPRVQARTDLLARLDPDFLLLQEEIRRRAMYPSCFDTKTAQLMLFGMLLVLLSDAAHLHARAARRAGATWEELNAVVNLAFLFRGLPAGNLGAQILQQLVADEDQHGSKESEPR
- a CDS encoding catechol 2,3-dioxygenase, which codes for MTDFQEPIRDVAHLGHVELLTPRPAESLWFFTEVLGMTVTDRQGQSVYLRAYGDYEHCTLKLTEAPHAGLGHVGWRTVSPQALERRAQALSSQGYGQGWIDGDVGHGRAYRFTDPDGHVMELYYEAKKYLASAELRSRLYNQPQKFTGHGVGVKRIDHVNLMCHDITPNRLFLQEQLGFRLRELLQPEENGVEEGAWLSVTPLTHDIAYMRDFSGAHGRLHHLAYWLDSREEVLRAADILAEHDIFIEAGPARHNVSQAFFLYLYEPGGNRIEVYSGGYLAFAPDWEPIVWRREQRGRGVYWGGALPESFKTYGTPVIEPVQAGQGEQTPAPVFDPL